Proteins encoded in a region of the Diabrotica virgifera virgifera chromosome 4, PGI_DIABVI_V3a genome:
- the LOC126883980 gene encoding putative nuclease HARBI1, whose translation MSDEEFSDMSSLSSMGSGDEDDLELLLDEPRVKNQNYLEHTVTQYSQEEFFEHFRLSRGTVDGLVERFEASQYYNSQEGQHATISALHQVLIYLWYIGHQTCSFRDVGDRFNITISSVHRIIHRMTYFLSNLSPDVIKWPNQNEKTISEQHFRANGFPDVIGAIDGSHIKIDKPENDPESYINRKGFYSIQMQLVCDHRRKITDIFIGYPGSVHDSRVFRNSPLHTNLEERCGRYFLLGDSGYPLQANLLTPYKDRGNLTRRQRNYNLKLAKNRYVVEHCFGILKQKFRQMYHVKLRNIRLICNMIRAACVLHNIAIDDNIFNIEPLNQNPPEQLHEINDDDDNVDDVGVRAIRDRVANTLQL comes from the exons ATGTCCGACGAAGAATTCAGCGATATGTCTTCTCTGTCTTCTATGGGAAGCGGTGACGAAGATGACCTAGAATTATTACTAGATGAACCAAGAGTCAAGAACCAAAACTATTTAG AACACACTGTGACGCAGTACTCCCAAGAAGAATTTTTCGAACATTTCAGACTTTCAAGGGGCACAGTAGATGGTTTGGTTGAAAGATTTGAGGCTAGTCAATATTATAATTCACAGGAGGGACAGCATGCAACCATATCTGCTTTACATCAA GTACTTATTTATCTGTGGTACATTGGACATCAGACTTGCAGTTTTAGAGATGTTGGAGATCGTTTTAATATAACAATCAGCTCTGTCCATAGAATTATTCATCGCATGACATACTTTTTAAGTAATTTGAGTCCAGATGTAATAAAATGGCCAAATCAAAATGAGAAAACCATAAGTGAACAACATTTTAGAGCTAATGGGTTTCCAGATGTAATAGGCGCAATTGATGGTAGCCACATAAAAATCGACAAACCAGAAAATGACCCAGAGTCATATATAAATAGAAAAGGATTCTACTCAATTCAG atgCAACTTGTATGTGATCACAGAAGAAAAATAACGGACATATTTATAGGATATCCGGGTTCAGTCCATGACAGCAGAGTGTTTCGAAACTCTCCATTGCACACGAACCTAGAGGAAAGATGTGGAAGATATTTTCTTCTAGGAGACAGTGGCTACCCTTTACAGGCCAATTTGTTAACTCCTTATAAGGATAGAGGGAACTTAACAAGACGTCAACGGAACTATAATTTAAAGCTGGCAAAAAATCGTTATGTGGTTGAACATTGCTTTGgcatattaaaacaaaaatttagacAAATGTATCATGTTAAGTTACGAAATATAAGATTAATATGCAATATGATTAGAGCTGCATGTGTACTACATAATATTGCCATTGATGATAATATTTTCAATATAGAACCACTTAATCAAAATCCTCCAGAACAACTACATGAAATTAATGACGACGATGATAATGTAGATGACGTAGGAGTTCGTGCCATTAGGGATAGGGTGGCAAATACTTTACAATTgtaa
- the LOC126883981 gene encoding uncharacterized protein LOC126883981 — MDIEGLGQYLVFNRAIEVQTPQQPLTEGQQQSVNWTTNHSKILLDIYNQYRGKVGTFQIKTFKKLWEIMAQEINAVAGTNFSAGHCENRWRVLERAYKKFIDNKNKTGRGKKYFEYEAEMNEIFKGKMNIKPEVTITTESFQQEPVLTPEAVNEPVASTSNVPSTSEKPKETGRHKKTAVTRIAIMQQMQIDRKAYYDKRIELEQEKIKIQREKLKELKERKCSECLKKM, encoded by the exons ATGGACATAGAAG GTCTTGGACAATATTTGGTGTTTAATAGAGCCATAGAAGTTCAGACTCCGCAGCAGCCTCTAACTGAAGGACAGCAGCAATCAGTAAACTGGACCACAAACCATAGTAAAATTCTGCTAGATATATATAATCAATACCGTGGAAAAGTAGGGACATTCCAaataaaaactttcaaaaaattatggGAAATTATGGCCCAAGAAATAAATGCAGTGGCAGGGACCAATTTCAGTGCAGGCCATTGTGAAAACAGATGGAGAGTTCTTGAAAGAGCGTACAAAAAATTCATCGACAACAAAAATAAAACTGGAAGAgggaaaaaatatttcgaatacgAAGCAGAGATGAATGAAATATTTAAAGGCAAAATGAACATTAAGCCGGAAGTAACTATCACTACAGAATCATTTCAACAAGAGCCTGTTCTTACTCCAGAGGCTGTCAATGAGCCAGTGGCCAGTACATCTAATGTGCCCAGTACGTCTGAGAAACCAAAAGAAACAGGTAGGCATAAAAAAACAGCTGTAACGAGAATTGCAATAATGCAACAAATGCAAATAGATCGAAAGGCATATTATGACAAACGAATTGAACTCGAACAAGAGAAAATCAAAATTCAGAGGGAGAAGTTGAAAGAACTTAAAGAGCGAAAATGCTCTGAATGCctgaaaaaaatgtaa